From the genome of Salvelinus alpinus chromosome 19, SLU_Salpinus.1, whole genome shotgun sequence, one region includes:
- the ankrd34bb gene encoding ankyrin repeat domain 34Bb — protein MEDAMVVRTDGNSLLKAVFLSRLRLTRLLLEGGAYINESNERGETPLMVACRTRHTDAQSVPKHKMVRYLLESGADPNIQDKTGKTALMHACLEQAGAEVLSLLLGSGADPSLDDHSGFSALVYAVNAGENEALRVLLDACKAKGKEVIIITTDKLPSGRQMTKQYLNVPPPPDLEERLHCTPGSAACCMSPSEIQLRTPPQGTSATASPQPGSPLLGLREHHHQGGGTNISGSAGSGSSQPGSPTRDPNLFRGPGPGVVKLFHPQRLHSEPWLQQNKASSLTEELLDITPEEELSFRVNSLVFSGSGRVGPGAHPIVARHQSIDPKDATGLLEQVVGSEGGGGGGGRGCLSRKMSYDSAAAYSHPNLLHRGDGGSYGGYPCGAHEPVLPVNKTSPDCCLPNLAVSSLRNVVRRRNIGIDHYSSDSQLPQFGSHSSHPESGDSSRGVVGGTEKRKLVSSRSSTLSGSRESLESAAQRRGPANLERRGSGALLLDHISHTRPGYLPPLNPHAPIPDIGVSPTSTCPSLSGSTKALNMNGGVAGLGSKPLVPCAPAMPRDLKSKQTLLRRHSMQTEQIKQLVNLQEIIHADRAD, from the exons ATGGAAGACGCGATGGTGGTGCGTACGGACGGGAACTCTCTGCTCAAGGCTGTGTTCCTGAGCCGACTGCGTCTGACACGCCTGCTGCTGGAGGGAGGGGCTTACATCAATGAGAGCAACGAGCGCGGCGAGACGCCCCTGATGGTGGCGTGCAGGACGCGCCACACGGACGCACAAAGCGTGCCCAAACACAAGATGGTTCG GTACCTGCTGGAGAGCGGAGCTGACCCAAATATCCAGGACAAGACCGGTAAGACGGCCCTGATGCATGCCTGTTTGGAACAGGCGGGGGCAGAGGTCCTCTCTCTACTGCTGGGGAGTGGAGCTGACCCCAGCCTGGACGACCACTCTGGCTTCTCAGCACTGGTCTATGCTGTCAACGCAGGGGAGAACGAGGCCCTGAGAGTCCTACTGGATGCCTGCAAGGCCAAGGGCAAGGAG gtcatcatcatcaccacggACAAGCTGCCGTCAGGACGCCAGATGACCAAGCAGTACCTGAACGTACCCCCGCCTCCCGACCTGGAGGAGCGCCTGCACTGCACCCCTGGCTCTGCTGCCTGCTGCATGTCCCCCTCAGAGATCCAGCTCCGCACCCCTCCACAGGGCACCTCAGCCACTGCCTCACCCCAGCCAGGGAGCCCCCTCCTGGGCCTCAGGGAGCACCACCACCAGGGTGGTGGAACAAACATCTCTGGTTCTGCTGGTTCTGGTTCTTCTCAGCCGGGCTCCCCGACCAGGGACCCTAACCTGTTTCGAGGCCCCGGTCCTGGGGTGGTGAAGCTGTTCCATCCCCAGCGGCTCCACTCTGAGCCCTGGCTGCAGCAGAACAAGGCCTCCAG ccTGACCGAGGAGCTGCTGGACATCACCCCAGAGGAAGAGCTCTCCTTCCGGGTCAACAGCCTGGTCTTCTCTGGGTCCGGAAGGGTGGGACCCGGGGCACATCCGATCGTCGCCCGCCACCAAAGTATCGACCCCAAGGATGCCACAGGGCTGCTGGAGCAG GTGGTTGGGAGTGAGGGAGGTggcgggggaggaggaagaggatgcctGAGTAGGAAGATGTCTTACGACAGTGCTGCAGCTTATTCCCACCCAAACCTCCTGCACCGGGGGGACGGAGGAAGCTATGGAGGCTACCCCTGTGGCGcccatgagcctgtcctccccgtAAACAAAACCTCTCCAGACTGTTGCCTTCCCAACCTGGCTGTGTCCAGCCTGAGGAATGTGGTCCGCCGCCGCAACATTGGCATAGACCATTACAGCTCTGACTCCCAGCTTCCCCAGTTTGGCAGCCACAGCAGCCACCCAGAGAGCGGAGACTCCTCCAGGGGTGTTGTAGGGGGAACTGAGAAGCGTAAACTGGTCAGTAGTAGATCCTCCACACTGTCGGGCTCCCGGGAGTCCCTGGAGAGTGCTGCCCAGAGAAGAGGCCCTGCAAACCTGGAGAGGAGAGGCTCGGGGGCCCTGCTCCTGGATCACATCTCCCACACCCGCCCGGGGTACCTGCCCCCTCTCAACCCCCACGCACCCATACCCGATATCGGGGTCAGCCCGACCTCAACCTGCCCCAGCCTGAGTGGAAGCACCAAGGCACTGAATATGAATGGGGGTGTTGCAGGGCTGGGATCAAAGCCTCTTGTCCCCTGTGCTCCTGCCATGCCCAGAGATCTGAAGTCAAAGCAGACACTGCTGAGGAGACACTCCATGCAGACAGAGCAGATTAAACAGCTGGTCAACCTCCAGGAGATAATCCATGCAGACAGAGCAGATTAA